Sequence from the Gloeocapsopsis dulcis genome:
TAGCAACACTACAAAATCAATAAACTCTCTTATCTTTTCTTTGCGTCCTTTGTGCCTAGTAAGGTTCGTTAACATGAACATCTGGACAATCATTCTCCTAGCTGGCTTAGGCACATACCTAATGCGCAGCGTCGGCATTTGGGCAACAACAATTCAATCCTCATGGCTGCATCACATCCCCTTTGCCGTAATTTTAGTTATGGCAATTAGTGGTGTCTTTGATTTGAGTCAAACACCACAAGAAACAGGAAGTGCGATCGCAGCAGCCCTCGTTGTCATTACAGCAAGTATCTTCAAACTACCACTCGTCTTACGTATCGCACTAGGTTGTCTTATTTTTGGTGCAATATCAACATAGGGTGGGCAAAAGCCCACCCCAAACTTATGCGCCCACAGCTTCTTTCGCCGCGTACATCACTTCGAGTGTAATTTCACTTAAACCGCGATCGCGGGCAAATTTCTCAGTGTTGCGTTTAACTTTACCCCGCACAAAACCAGGAACTTTGTTAAGTTCAGCTTG
This genomic interval carries:
- a CDS encoding AzlD domain-containing protein; translation: MNIWTIILLAGLGTYLMRSVGIWATTIQSSWLHHIPFAVILVMAISGVFDLSQTPQETGSAIAAALVVITASIFKLPLVLRIALGCLIFGAIST